The DNA segment GTGAAAACACTCCTTATGTGTATTGAGTTGTTTGGGTTAGCAGTTTTGAATAATTTGATTTAAACCATATTATTCATGAAAAAAGCTGAAAAATCAGGTTTTCGGATATTTTATTTCAATCTTGATTGAGTTATGTCAAGTTTGCTGTTCAGATGGCCTGCTGACGGTACGCCCGGATGATATTCAGCCCAAAAAGAGTTTATACGCCGCATTATCGGTTTCGTCTTCGTAAACATAACCGAGTCCGTCGAGAAATTCGGCAAATGCTTCACAATCTTGTTGGGGCACATCTACACCCACGAGCACTCTGCCGTAATCGGCACCGTGGTTGCGGTAGTGGAAGAGTGTGATGTTCCAATCGGTTTGCATATTGCTTAAGAATTTTGCCAAAGCACCGGGGCGTTCGGGAAACTCGAAGCTGACCACCCGTTCGTTGGCTACTTTATGCGTGCGGCCGCCCACCATATAGCGTGTGTGGATTTTGGCAACTTCATTATCGGTCAGATCGGTGTTTGGCAATCCGGCGGCGGTGAGTTCCGCGCTGATTTTGGCTAAGTCTTGTACACCGGCCGTCTGAATGCCCACAAAAATATGGGCGATTTGGTCGTCGCCGTAGCGGTAGTTGAATTCGGTAATGTTGCGGCTGCCTATAATGTTGACGAACTTTAAAAAGCTGCCCGGTTTTTCAGGAATGGATACGGCAAAAATGCCTTCGTTGCCTTCGCCCAATTCACTGCGTTCCGATACGTGGCGCAGGCGGTGGAAGTTGATGTTCGCACCGCTGGTAACGGCAATCAGCGTTTCGTCTTGTGCTTGGGTGCGGTTTACATAGGCTTTGAGTCCGGCCAATGCCAAGGCTCCGGCAGGTTCCATAATACTGCGGGTGTCGTCGAAAATATCTTTAATGGCACCGCATACTGCATCGGTATCCACCGTAATAATGTCGTCGAGCAGGTCGCGGCAGATACGGAAGGTTTCTTCGCCTACAAGTTTGACTGCCGTGCCGTCTGAAAACAGTCCCACATCTTTCAGTTCAATCCGCTTTCCTTCTTCGATCGACACTTTCATGCAGCAAGAATCATGGGTTTGCACGCCGATAATTTTAATTTCGGGGCGAACCTGTTTGATAAAAGCGGCAATGCCTGCGGCCAAACCGCCGCCGCCGATGGGCACGAAAATGGCATTGATTTTGCCGGAAGTCTGGCGCAGGATTTCCATACCTACCGTGCCTTGGCCTGCGATTACATCGGGGTCGTCAAAAGGGGCGATATAAGTTAAACCTTCTTTTTCGGCGAGTTCGACCGCATAATCATAGGCATCGTTATAAGATACGCCTTTCAATACCACCTCGCCGCCGCGGTTTCTGACGGCATCCACTTTGATTTGCGGAGTGGTTTCGGGCATCACAATCACAGCGCGACACCCCAAACGCTGTGCCGACAAAGCCACGCCTTGAGCATGGTTGCCCGCACTGGCCGCAATAATGCCGCGTGCCAAAGCTTCTTTGGAAAGCTTCGACATTTTGTTGTACGCGCCGCGAATCTTAAAAGAAAACACGGGCTGCAAGTCTTCGCGTTTCAGCAAAATATGGTTGCCTGCACGGTGGGAAAGACTGCGTGCCTGTTCGAGAGGGGTTTCTACTGCTACGTCATACACAGAAGCATTCAGAATGCGGATAAGATAGTCGGAATAAGAAGGAGTGGCCATAATATTTATTTATTCTAATCAAAGAGGTATCTGTTTTTCCGCAGCAGCGGCAAACATGGAGCAATGAAAAGCGCAAACGCAGGATTGCGCTTCATTCGGCTAACCGCGCCATTGCTGAAACAAACAGGTTAAATAATATTTGAATAAACCCGAAACCATACTCCGCGGGCCGTCTGAAAGCAAGAAAAATCTTAGCAAATGAATACATTAATCGGTATAATGCGCCACTTCAACAAGGCTTGTTTCCGGCGGATATCGTGCTGCCGGAGCGATATAAACATTCCTTTAATAATTTGCAATACTTGCGTTAAGGCATGTCCTTATTCCTACAAGGCCGTCTGAAAATACAGACGGCTGTATCGTTCATAAACATTTAAAGAAGCCACCTACATGAAGAAAACCTTACTCGGCTTGATGATAACCGCCGCACTGATTTGCAACGCCTCTGCCGCAACCGCACCCAAAGCCGATGCACCTGCCCAAACTGCCACGCCGGCGGCTATCGCACTGCCTGAAATTTCCGCCACTGCTTATATTGTGAAAGATGCGCAAAGCGGCCAAATTCTCGCCGAAAAAAATCTCAATGCCCAAGTCGAACCGGCATCCCTTACCAAATTAATGACTGCTTATCTCGCTTTCAAAGCCTTGGATAACGGCACCTTGAAACCGGAACAAATGCTAACCGTATCCGATAAAGGTTGGCGGGCAGAAGGATCACGCATGTTTCTCGATCCCAAAAAGCCGGCCAGTGTCAGCGATTTAATCAAAGGTTTGATCGTGCAGTCGGGTAATGATGCCGCGATCACATTGGCAGAAGCCATCGGCGGCAGCGAAGAAGGATTTGCTTCTATGATGAATACTGAAGCTAAGCGCTTAGGTATGACCAATACTTTTTATACCAACAGCACAGGCTTGCCCGGAGAAGGCCATTTAACCAGCGTAAACGACTTGGTGATTTTGGCGGGAGCCATTATTCGGGATTTCCCCAAGTATTATCCGATTTACGCCATGAAATCGTTTAAATACAACAATATCGAACAACCCAACCGCAATTTGCTGCTTTATCGCGATTCCAGCGTAGACGGATTGAAAACCGGTCATACCAGCAGCGCAGGTTATAATTTGGTTGCCTCAAGCAAACGTAACGGCCGCCGCGTAATCTCTGTGGTCGTCGGTACCGAAAGCACCGAAGCCCGGGCTTCCGAAAGCAGTAAATTATTGAATTGGGCCTTGCAGGCTTACGATACGCCCAAGCTGTATGATGCCAACCAAACCATCTCTCAGGTTAAGGTGTATAAAGGCAGCTCTAATGCCGTTAACGTAGGTTTTTTAAATGCCTCTTACGTTACGATTCCTCACGGTGAAGGCCAAAACATCAAACCGATATTGGAAACCGTTCAGCCCGTATTGGCTCCCATTCAAAAAGGTCAGGTTTTGGGTAAGCTCAAAGTGATGAACGGCAACACCGTGTTGGCAGAAAAAAACGTGGTTGCTTTAAACGCTGTGGAAGAAGCTGGTTGGTTCGGTCGAACTTACGACAGTATTGTGCTTTGGTTTAAGAGCCTGTTTGCCGAAGCATAAACCGATTTGCCAAAGCCGCTTGATAAAGCGGCTTTTTTATGGGGCAAAAAGCCATTCGGAAAACGGGACGAGACCTTTGCAAAACCCCATTTGCGGCGCATTTCTGCGTTGTGCACTGCCCGCTTGTTCGCCTTATATATGATATGTCTGCACTCGCTGTGCTGCTTCAAATTGAACTGTATCCGCATCTGAGAGTTTCGCAAAGGTCTCGGGGCATATAAATAAACATGCTTGTAAAAAATAAATTAATATAGATTCATATATTTATATATTTTTTACCATTAAAGTATAGACAGGCAGGGCAAACCCTATTATTATTCGGTTTCTTGATTCACAGCACTAACGAAGCGTAGTGAAATAAGCACCCGTAGCTCAGTTGGATAGAGTATCTGGCTACGAACCAGAGGGTCGGGCGTTCGAATCGCTCCGGGTGCGCCAAGAATCAAAATCAAATCCGCGCCCATCGTCTAGCGGTTAGGACATCGCCCTTTCACGGCGGTAACCGGGGTTCGATTCCCCGTGGGCGTGCCAAATTTTCAAACCTCTTAAGAATATTTTCTTAAGAGGTTTGTTTTTATTGAGACTTTTGCAAAAGAACAGATGTGGATGCCGTTCAAGCTGAAGCAGTACAGCGAGTGCGGACATATCGCGAATAAACTTATCTCTGTTTTGGCGTAGCCGCGCTTTGCCGCCTTGTATCAAAACAAGTTGATTTGCTATATCGCATGATATGCAAGTGAACGGCGCACAATGCAGAAATCCACCGCGTATGTGAATAAAGACCTCATCCAATTTGGCTCTACTCTTTGCTTTGCATCTGTAGCTTTTGCTTCGGTAGCGCAGCGGATTTTCGAAGCCAGAAAACCGCTTAGCAAGCTCTCTGAAAACACACTTTAGAATCGGATTTCTGTTCCGGTTTCATCAACGCAGCTTTGATGTAAGGCGAAAGGCCGTGTTTTAAAATCGGGCCGGTTGCTGATGTGTTTCTTTTTATGCCGGTTCTTTGATTACTTCCAAAGAACTAGGCATCTACTTAAAAAGCGTTTTTTTTCTCCGCCTTTTTCTTTCGGCTTAAACCCTTTCGATGCATATTTTCTTGAGGGTGGCTGTTCTATATTCCAATTGTAGAAAACTATTTTCAGACAGGCATTGCCCTGTCGGTGCGATAAACAAAAGGAACCCGCCATGAGCCACTTTTTAGACCGTCTGAAATTTTTCAGCCAAAAACACGAACCGTTTGCCAACGGGCACGGGGTGGTAACCGAAGAAAACCGCAAGTGGGAAAATGCCTACCGCAGCCGCTGGCAGCACGACAAGGTGGTGCGTTCCACCCACGGCGTAAACTGTACCGGTTCGTGCAGCTGGAAAGTGTATGTGAAAAACGGGCTGATTACTTGGGAAACCCAGCAGACCGACTATCCGCGCACCCGCCCCGATTTGCCGAACCACGAACCACGGGGTTGTCCGCGCGGGGCTTCGTACAGCTGGTATGTATATTCCGCCCAGCGTGTGAAATACCCGATGATACGCGGCGTGCTGGCGGAAATGTGGCGTGAAGCGCGCAAAACCATGCAACCTGTCGAGGCATGGGCTTATATTGTGGAAGACGAGGCACGTGCCAGATCGTTCAAAACCCAGCGCGGTTTGGGCGGCTTTGTACGCTCTACTTGGGAAGAAGCCAATGAAATGGTGGCGGCGGCCAACGCTTACACCGTGAAAAATTACGGCCCCGACCGTGTGATTGGTTTTTCGCCGATTCCTGCCATGTCGATGGTGAGCTATGCCGCCGGTGTACGTTATCTCAGCCTGATGGGCGGTGTGGCAATGTCTTTCTACGACTGGTATTGCGACTTACCGCCTGCCAGCCCGCAAATTTGGGGCGAGCAAACCGACGTGGCCGAGTCTGCCGACTGGTACAACTCGAATTATCTGATGGTATGGGGTTCCAACGTGCCGATGACGCGCACGCCCGATGCCCACTTCTACACCGAGGTGCGCTACAAAGGCACCAAAACCGTAGCGGTTTCTTCCGATTTCGGCGAGATGGCGAAATTCGGCGATATTTGGTTGGCGCCGAAACAAGGCACCGATGCGGCTTTGGCAATGGCGATGGGGCACGTTATCCTTAAAGAATTTCATGTCGAGAACCCGTCTCCTTACTTTACCGACTATATCCGCCGTTTAACCGATATGCCGATTTTGGTACACCTTGAGCAGGAAGGCAGCGGTTATGCGCCCAAATATTTCCTGCGTGCGTCCGAATTGGAGGGCAACTTCGGCGAAAACGACAATCCCGATTGGAAAACGCTGGCTTGGGACGAGCTTTCAGACGGCCTGATGGTACCCAACGGCTCTATCGGTTTCCGTTGGGACGGCAGCGGTAAATGGAACTTGGAAACGCAAGCGCAAGGCAATGAAGTGCGTGCCGCGCTGTCGCTGAAAAACCGTTCGGACGAAGTGGTGGAAGTCGGCTTTACCTACTTCGGCGGCGAGCACGACGAAGTGATTTACCGCAAAGTGCCTGCCAAACGCATTCCTTTGGCCGACGGCAAAAACGCATTGGTGGCAACCGTATTCGATCTGATGGTGGCCAACTACGGCGTGGACAACGGCTTGGGCTGCGAAAATTGTGCCAAAGATTATTTCGACGACAAGCCTTATACCCCTGCATGGCAGGAAAAACACACCGGCGTGAAACCGGAATTGGTGATTCAGGTAGCCCGCGAGTTCGCCCAAAACGCCCACGATACCGAAGGCCGCAGCATGGTAATTGTCGGCGCGGGTTTGAACCACTGGTACCACATGGACATGGCCTACCGCGGCATCATCAATATGCTGATGATGTGCGGTGCCATTGGAAAATCCGGCGGCGGCTGGTGCCACTATGTCGGCCAAGAAAAACTGCGCCCGCAAAGCGGCTGGATTCCGTTAACGTTTGCCACCGACTGGCACCGTCCGCCGCGCCAGATGAACAGCACCTCGTTCTTCTACGCCCATACCAGCCAATGGCGGCATGAAAAAGTAGCCGTAGATGAAATTCTCGCGCCTAATGCCGACGGCAGCATGGGCAAGCTCTCGATGATCGACTACAACGCCAAAGCCGAACGCATGGGCTGGCTGCCGAGCGCGCCGCAATTGGGCGCAAACCCTTTGGATATTGTCGATCAGGCCGAGGCTGCCAGTGTCGATCCCGCCCAATATGTGGCAGGCCGTCTGAAAGACGGTACGCTGGATATGGCGTGTAACGACCCGGACAACCCGCAAAACTTCCCGCGCAACCTGTTTGTGTGGCGTTCCAACCTGCTCGGTTCTTCGGGCAAAGGGCACGAGTATTTCCTGAAATACCTGCTGGGCACGCAAAACGCCGTGTTGAACGACGAAAACGACGAAGAGTGCATCAAGCCGTCTGAAATCAAGGTTCGCCCCGCAGCAGAGGGCAAACTCGATTTGCTCGTGGTGCTCGATTTCCGCATGTCCACCACCTGCCTATACGGCGACATCGTGCTGCCTACCGCCACATGGTATGAAAAAGACGACCTCAACACTTCCGACATGCACCCGTTTATCCACCCGCTCACCGAGGCCGTGCAACCGCTGTGGCAAAGCAAAACCGACTGGGAAATCTACAAAGGCTTTGCCAAAAAATTCAGCGAAATCGCCAAAGACTATATCGGCGTGCGCAAAGACATCGTGCTCACCCCACTGATGCACGACAGCCCGCAGGAACTCGGCCAGCCGTTTGACCCGAAAGACTGGAAACACGGCGAATGCGACCCGATTCCCGGCAAAACCATGCCCGCTATGACCGTGGTGGAACGCGACTACGGCGCGATTTATGAAAAATTCACTTCCATCGGCCCCTTGTTGGAAAAAATCAACAACAACGGTAAAGGCATGGCTTGGGATACCAAGCACGAAGTCGAATTCCTGCGCAAACTTAACGGCGTGCAAGCAAGCGGTGCAGGCAAAGGCCAGCCGAAAATCGAAACCGCCATCGATGCCTGCGAAATGGTGCTGACCCTCGCGCCAGAAACCAACGGCCACGTTGCCAAAAAAGCATGGAAAGCCTTGGGCAAAGCCACCGGCCGCGACCATACCCACCTGATTAACAGCAGCGAACACACCGCCATCCGTTTCCGCGACATCGTTGCCCAGCCGCGCAAAATCGTTACCTCGCCGATTTGGTCTGGCGTGGAAAGCGAAGAAGTGTGCTACAACGCCGGCTACACCAACGTGCACGAACTCATCCCGTGGCGCACCATCACCGGCCGCCAGCAGTTCTACCAAGACCACAAATGGATGCGCGATTTCGGCGAACACCTGTGCGTGTACAAACCTGCCGTGGACTTTAAAACCACCAAGAAACTTTTGGGCAAATACCCCAACGGCAATAAGGAAATCACCCTTAACTTCCTCACGCCGCACCAAAAATGGGGCATCCACAGCACCTATTCGGAAAACCTGCGTATGCTCACCCTCTCGCGCGGCGGCCCGCATGTGTGGATTTCCGAAATTGATGCCCAAAAAGCCGGTATCGTCGATAACGATTGGGTGGAAGTGTTCAACGCCAACGGCACGATTGCCTGCCGCGCCGTTGTCAGCCAGCGTATTCCCGAAACCATGATCCTGATGTACCACGCACAGGAAAAAATCGTCCACACTCCGGCGGGCGAGGTTTCCAAAAAACGCGGCGGCATCCACAATTCCGTTACCCGTGCCATTCTGAAACCCACCCACATGATCGGCGGCTACGCCCAACTGGCCTACGGTTTCAACTACTACGGCACGGTAGGTTCCAACCGCGACGAATGGGTGATTGTGCGTAAGATGAACAAAGTGGATTGGATGGATACACCTGTGTAACTCATCAGGCCGTCTGAACAACGCCTGCCCGAAAACCGTTTCAGGCAGGCGTTTTTATGACCGATACGAGAAAGGCGAATCGAAATGAACCGGCTCGATATTCTGCATATTGCAGAACATTTAACGGATAATCCCGCAGAATCCATCCGAACTGTGCTTCATCAGGGAAGTGATATGAATCTGGTGCTGTGGCAGCTTCCGCTCGGGGGTATTTTGCCGCCCCACCGCCATCCGGCCGGGGAAGATATTTGGGTGGTGCTGAAAGGATGTGCCGAAATATGGGGCGACGATAACAGCCGACAGGCGGTAGCGGCGGGCGACAGTGTGGTTATCGATACCAGTTGCCGTCACGGTTTGCGCAACACGGGCGAACAAGATTGTGTTTTGCTTTCCGTGCTTAGGCCGCAGGCCGGATTTGAAACGGCTTGAAACCGTAAAAACATTATTCAATCAAGATTTGAATATGGGCAGCAACGTTGCAGTAAAAGTTAAGCTGATTGATTATAGGCCGTCTGAAAAGCGTTAAATGCTGTTCAGACGGCCTCATGCGGTTAAAGCGGTAAAGCTAGCCTTTATGTTGCATAACCGCGGCAAAAAAGCCGTCGGTATGGTGTTCGGCCGTATCCAAACGGAGATATTTTCCGGTATCCAAACCGTTAACTTTGGCTGATTCGAGCAAAGCGGCACAGTCCGACAGTTCGAATTGCGGATGTTCGCTTAAAAAGCGTTCTACCTGCCGTTCGTTTTCTTCGGGCAGAATGCTGCATGTGGCATACACCAAACGGCCTTGCTCTTTAACCAATGCCGAGGCCGCGCTCAGGATATTGTGCTGCTGCTCAAGCAGTTTGGATACGGTTTCGGGCGATTGGCGGTATTTCAAATCGGGGTTGCGGCGCAAAGTACCCAAGCCGGAGCAGGGGGCATCAACCAACACGCGGTCGGCTTTGCCGTTCAGACGGCCTATACGCGGATCGTGTTCGCTGCTGATGCGTTCGGGGTGGATATTGGTTAAACCGGCGCGAACCATGCGCGGCTTGAGATTGGCAAGGCGTTTTTCGGCAATATCAAAAGCATAAATCCGCCCTTTATTGGCTGTCATCGCACCGATGGCCAGCGTTTTGCCGCCTGCGCCTGCGCAAAAATCAACAATGATTTCTCCGCGCTTGGCGCCGGTTAACAAGGCAAGCAGCTGGCTGCCTTCGTCTTGAACTTCCAACGTGCCGTCTAAGAAAAGGGGATGTTTGTTGAGCGCGGCTTTGTCTTGCAGGCGTATGCCCCAAGGCGAATACGGCGTGGCTTCGGCGGCCAAACCTTCGCTTTGCAGGGCTTCCAGTACTTTGTCGCGTTTGGCTTTGACGGTGTTGACCCGCAGATCGAGCGGGGCAGGGCGGCTGATGCTGCGTCCGAATGCGAGTATGGCTTCGTCGTCGTAATGCGCCTGCAAGTGCCTGATCAGCCATTCGGGCAGTTCCGCCGCCGTGCTGAGGCCGTCTGAAAACTCGGCTTTGCGGCTTTTCAGACGGCTTAAAAATTCGCGTTCTTCTTCATTGATCAATTCGCTGATTTGGCTGATGTTGATGCCGCGGCCGAGAACCAAAGCAGCCAGTGCCGCTTGTTTGGCTTGGGCGTGCGGCCGGCGCAGCACTGCTGAAATTTTTTGGTAATGGCGCAGTGCGGCAAATGCGGTTTCGGCGATTTCGTGACGGTCTTGGCGGCCGAGTTTTTTGTGGTCGCGGAAATAGGCGGAAAGCACGGCGTCGGCAGGCTGTTGGAACGTCAGCATTGATGAAAGCACGGCGGCGGTATGGTCAAGTTGGGTTGAATTTATCATAGCGGTATGAAATAGGTATCGGCGCGGATTATCCGTAGCAGGCCGGATAACATTGCATGTGGTTGATGGCGGGCGGTCGGAGTTTTTCAGACGGCCTGCCCGAAAATAAGCAGTCAGGTGCAGCAGGGTAACTTAACACGGGCAGATGATATGCGGTATGGCTACCACTCGCCGCGTTTGATTTTATCGATTTGGCGTCGGTCGCGCTTGGTAGGCCGTCCATCGGGATACGCGGCACTTACGCGGCTGGCTTGGTCGAGCAGTTTTTGCGCTTCGCGTTTCTCGGCCGTCTGCTTGTCTTCTTCATACAGCAACCGCGCTTCGGGAGCGGGGCGGCGTTGGTGGTTGAGTGCCAAAACGGTCAGTTTGTAGGGAAGCGAATTTAAAGTTAAATCGATAACGTCGCCGGCAGAAATGTTTTTGCTGTTTTTCACTTTGGAGCCGTTAACCTGTACGCGTCCCAATTCGATATGCTTTTGAGCCAAGGCACGGGTTTTGAAAAAACGTGCAGCCCACAGCCATTTATCGAGCCGCATCGCAGTATTATCGTGATCGCTTTTCATGTTATTGCCGTGTGATTGAAGTGTGGGCGAGTTTAGCATAAGATACGGGATTGGGTGCAGTGCGAGTATTTGCACTAAAACCCGGGAAATAGAGATACAGCCGTTATATGCAACGGCACAATACACATTAATCAGACGGGCGGCGTGATGAAACACGACAAAATACTGCCGAAACTGCTTTGATTAGCGTATGATTACGTCCGAATCCTATTGATAAGAGCATTAATTATGAAACCCGTTTTCTTGGATTTTGAACAACCTATTGCGGAATTAACGAAAAAAATCGATGAGTTGCGCTTTGTGCAAGGTGAGTCGGCCGTAGATATTTCAGAAGAAATCGTCCGCCTGCAGAAAAAAAGTGCCGATTTAACCAAATCGATTTTCAGCAAACTCACTCCCGCCCAAGTATCCCAAGTATCGCGTCATCCCCAACGCCCTTACACATTAGACTATATCAACACCATTTTTACCGATTTCGAAGAGTTGCACGGCGACCGCCACTATGCCGACGACCATGCCATTATCGGCGGATTGGCGCGCTTCAACGGCCAAAGCGTAGTAGTGATCGGACATCAGAAAGGCCGTGATACCAAAGAAAAAATCCGCCGTAATTTCGGCATGCCGCGGCCCGAAGGCTACCGTAAAGCATTGCGTTTGATGCAGCTGGCCGAAAAATTCCATCTGCCTGTGATGACGTTTATCGACACGCCGGGTGCTTATCCCGGTATCGGCGCAGAAGAACGTAACCAATCGGAAGCCATCGGCCGCAACCTTTACGAATTAACCAAACTGCATGTGCCGGTGTTGTGTACGATTATTGGCGAGGGCGGTTCCGGCGGCGCATTGGCGATTGCCGTGGGTGATTATGTCAATATGCTTCAATATTCCACCTATTCGGTGATCTCGCCCGAAGGTTGCGCCTCTATTTTGTGGAAAACTGCAGAAAAAGCATCCGATGCTGCGCAAGCGTTGGGTATTACCGCCAAGCGTTTGGCCGAATTAAAATTGATCGACCGCGTGATTGAAGAACCTTTGGGTGGTGCCCACCGTGATCATGCCGAAATGGCAAAACGCGTTAAGGATGTGTTGGCCGAGCAACTGCGTATGGCGCAAGATATGCCTATGTCCGACCTGCTTACCCGCCGTTTCGACCGGATTATGTCTTACGGCCAATTTGTAGAGAAATAAACCGGGCATCAATACAAAAAACAGCAGGCGTTAAAACCTGCTGTTTTTTTATATTGAAATGCCCGTTCGTGCCGCAAGCGTGAAGCTTTGCGGCTGCGCTGCCTATTTAAACGACGGTAACGGTTTAAGGCCGTCTGAATTAGCCCAAACCGCTTTTTTCAGCTAAAATAAGCGGCTATTTGATCCCGATTTATCAGGCCGTCTGAAACGGTATGTTCTTCTTTTTCAGACGGCCTCTCACAGAATAACGAGCAGCATGTCTAACTCAATGAAAAACATTAGAAACTTTTCCATTATCGCCCATATCGACCACGGCAAATCCACACTGGCCGACCGCTTTATCCAATATTGCGGCGGCTTGGAAATGCGCGAAATGAGCACGCAGGTGCTGGACTCGATGGATATTGAAAAAGAGCGCGGCATTACCATCAAAGCGCAAACCGCCGCCCTGAACTATAAGGCGCGCGACGGGCAAACCTATCAGCTCAACCTAATCGACACCCCCGGACACGTCGATTTTTCCTACGAAGTGTCCCGCTCGTTATCTGCTTGCGAAGGCGCGCTCTTGGTTGTGGACGCTTCGCAAGGCGTGGAAGCGCAAACCGTGGCCAACTGCTATACCGCGATTGATTTGGGTGTGGAAGTGGTGCCCGTGCTGAATAAAATCGATTTACCCGCAGCCGACCCCGACCGCGTGGCGCAGGAAATCGAAGACATCATCGGTATCGATGCTGTCGGTGCAGTAACCTGCTCTGCCAAAAGCGGCTTGGGCGTGGAAGACGTGTTGGAAGAAATCGTTGCCAAAATTCCTGCTCCCGAAGGCGATGAAGATGCACCCTTGCAAGCCATGATCATCGACTCTTGGTTTGATAATTATGTCGGCGTGGTGATGCTTATCCGCGTTAAAGAAGGCCGTCTGAAACTGAAAGACAAGCTGCTGTTTATGAGCACCAAAGCCGAAACGCAGGCGGAGCAACTTGGTGTGTTTACGCCGAAATCGGTTCAAAAACAAGAATTAAAAGCCGGCGAAGTAGGCTTCCTGATTACCGGTATTAAAGAATTGAATGCCGCCAAAGTTGGCGACACCATTACTTTGACAGCCAATCCTGCCGAAAAAGCTCTGCCCGGTTTCCAAGAGGTTCAATCGCAGGTATTTGCCGGTTTGTATCCGGTGGAAAGCCACGATTACGAAGCCTTGCGCGATGCTTTGGAAAAACTGCAATTAAACGACGCTTCGCTGAAATTCGAGCCGGAAGTTTCTCAAGCCTTGGGTTTCGGTTTCCGCTGCGGCTTCTTGGGGTTGTTGCATTTGGAAATCGTGCAGGAACGCTTGGAGCGCGAATTCGATATGGATTTGATTACCAGCGCGCCGACGGTGGTATATGAAGTATTGCTGAAAAACGGCGAAAAAATCGAAGTGGAGAACCCGTCCAAACTGCCCGATGTCGGCAGTATCGACACGATATTCGAGCCGATTATCACGGCCACGATTTTGGTGCCGCAGGAATATGTGGGTGCGGTGATGACCTTGTGCAACCAAAAACGCGGCGTGCAAAAAAACATGCAATACATGGGCCGCCAAGTGATGCTCACTTACGATCTGCCGATGAACGAAGTGGTGATGGATTTCTTCGACAAGCTCAAATCCACTTCACGCGGCTATGCTTCGTTGGATTATGAGTTTAAAGAATTCCAAGCGGCCGATCTGATTAAGCTGGATATTATGGTGAACGGCGAAAAAGTCGATGCTTTGAGCCTGATTGTCCACCGCTCCAATGCCGTGTTCCGCGGCCGCGAATTGGCGGCGAAAATGCGCGAACTGATTCCGCGTCAGATGTTCGATATTGCCGTACAAGCGGCAATCGGCAGCCAGATTATCGCCCGCGAAACCGTAAAAGCCCTGCGTAAAAACGTATTGGCCAAATGTTACGGCGGCGATATTACGCGTAAGAAAAAACTTCTTGAAAAACAGAAAGCCGGTAAACGCCGCATGAAGCAGGTCGGCAATGTGGAAATTCCGCAGAGCGCGTTTTTGGCTATTTTGCAGGTTGGGGATAAATAATGAGTAAAACATTGATACTGGGCGC comes from the Neisseria dumasiana genome and includes:
- a CDS encoding cupin domain-containing protein, whose protein sequence is MNRLDILHIAEHLTDNPAESIRTVLHQGSDMNLVLWQLPLGGILPPHRHPAGEDIWVVLKGCAEIWGDDNSRQAVAAGDSVVIDTSCRHGLRNTGEQDCVLLSVLRPQAGFETA
- a CDS encoding RsmB/NOP family class I SAM-dependent RNA methyltransferase — translated: MNSTQLDHTAAVLSSMLTFQQPADAVLSAYFRDHKKLGRQDRHEIAETAFAALRHYQKISAVLRRPHAQAKQAALAALVLGRGINISQISELINEEEREFLSRLKSRKAEFSDGLSTAAELPEWLIRHLQAHYDDEAILAFGRSISRPAPLDLRVNTVKAKRDKVLEALQSEGLAAEATPYSPWGIRLQDKAALNKHPLFLDGTLEVQDEGSQLLALLTGAKRGEIIVDFCAGAGGKTLAIGAMTANKGRIYAFDIAEKRLANLKPRMVRAGLTNIHPERISSEHDPRIGRLNGKADRVLVDAPCSGLGTLRRNPDLKYRQSPETVSKLLEQQHNILSAASALVKEQGRLVYATCSILPEENERQVERFLSEHPQFELSDCAALLESAKVNGLDTGKYLRLDTAEHHTDGFFAAVMQHKG
- a CDS encoding RNA-binding S4 domain-containing protein; its protein translation is MKSDHDNTAMRLDKWLWAARFFKTRALAQKHIELGRVQVNGSKVKNSKNISAGDVIDLTLNSLPYKLTVLALNHQRRPAPEARLLYEEDKQTAEKREAQKLLDQASRVSAAYPDGRPTKRDRRQIDKIKRGEW
- a CDS encoding acetyl-CoA carboxylase carboxyltransferase subunit alpha translates to MKPVFLDFEQPIAELTKKIDELRFVQGESAVDISEEIVRLQKKSADLTKSIFSKLTPAQVSQVSRHPQRPYTLDYINTIFTDFEELHGDRHYADDHAIIGGLARFNGQSVVVIGHQKGRDTKEKIRRNFGMPRPEGYRKALRLMQLAEKFHLPVMTFIDTPGAYPGIGAEERNQSEAIGRNLYELTKLHVPVLCTIIGEGGSGGALAIAVGDYVNMLQYSTYSVISPEGCASILWKTAEKASDAAQALGITAKRLAELKLIDRVIEEPLGGAHRDHAEMAKRVKDVLAEQLRMAQDMPMSDLLTRRFDRIMSYGQFVEK
- the lepA gene encoding translation elongation factor 4, whose amino-acid sequence is MKNIRNFSIIAHIDHGKSTLADRFIQYCGGLEMREMSTQVLDSMDIEKERGITIKAQTAALNYKARDGQTYQLNLIDTPGHVDFSYEVSRSLSACEGALLVVDASQGVEAQTVANCYTAIDLGVEVVPVLNKIDLPAADPDRVAQEIEDIIGIDAVGAVTCSAKSGLGVEDVLEEIVAKIPAPEGDEDAPLQAMIIDSWFDNYVGVVMLIRVKEGRLKLKDKLLFMSTKAETQAEQLGVFTPKSVQKQELKAGEVGFLITGIKELNAAKVGDTITLTANPAEKALPGFQEVQSQVFAGLYPVESHDYEALRDALEKLQLNDASLKFEPEVSQALGFGFRCGFLGLLHLEIVQERLEREFDMDLITSAPTVVYEVLLKNGEKIEVENPSKLPDVGSIDTIFEPIITATILVPQEYVGAVMTLCNQKRGVQKNMQYMGRQVMLTYDLPMNEVVMDFFDKLKSTSRGYASLDYEFKEFQAADLIKLDIMVNGEKVDALSLIVHRSNAVFRGRELAAKMRELIPRQMFDIAVQAAIGSQIIARETVKALRKNVLAKCYGGDITRKKKLLEKQKAGKRRMKQVGNVEIPQSAFLAILQVGDK